TCCTCGTCGAAGATGATGTCGCGGCTCACGTGGACGCGCTTTGACACAGGGTCATAAACGTGGTACGCCTTGCTGCCCTGTTCATACCCGATGAACACCATGGGAGTGCTCCGGTCCTCCAGTTTCTTCAGATGAGGCCGTGTTGTTTTGACATGAGCAATGCATCCAAATACACGAAGGAAATGCACGTCTGGCTTCCTACCAAACCAGGCCTCAAAGGGTGTCATGTCGTTGACGCTGCGGGTGAAGCTGCGGTTCAGCACGAACACCGCCGTGGTCACCGCCTCCCCCCAGAAGAACGCCGGTATGTTCTTGGCCTTCATCATGCTCCGTGCcatctccaacaccgtctggttGCGACGCTCTACCACACCATTCTGTTGTGGTGTGTAGGGCGCCGTCAAGTGGCACTGGACGCCGTGGTCGGCGAAGTGCGTGGCGAGGGCGTTGGACGTGAACTCGCCGCCGCGATCGGTGCGCAGTGTGCGCAGCTTGCGGCCTGCCTCTCCCCCTCAGTGCTAGCTTGGAAGCTCTTCAGAGCAGCCGTTGCCTCGTCCTTCGAGTTGAGGAGGACCAGCCACATGTAGCGGCTGCAGTCGTCAACCAGCAGGAGGAAGTGACGCCGGCCGCTGGGTGTCGCCGGCGTGATGGGACCGCACAGGTCACCATGCACTAGTTCGAGCTGCTTCTTAGCTCTGTACTTGGCCTTCTGGGGAAACGGGATGCGCCGCTGCTTGCCGGCGAGGCACGCCTCACAGAGCTCGCCGGTGTACTCGATGAGAGGAAGGCCACGGACCAGTCCTCCGCGCGCCATCCGTTGGATCGCCTTGAAGTGCAGGTGACCCAGGCGGCCATGCCActtctaggcctcgccgtcatgaTGCGGCAACAGACACGCAGGAGGTACAGGGGTCATATCCAACTTGTACAAGCGATTTGACGCACGGTGTACCTTTACCAGGAGCTTCTGGCGTGGATCGAAGATCGTCATGTTTACGCCGCGGAGACGGATGTCGCAGCCGAGCTCATCCAGCTGCCCCAGGCTCACCACGCTGCTCTTCAGACGTGGGATGAAGTAGACGTCGGTGAGGGCGCGCTGCATGCTGCCGTCCACCTTGAACGCGATCGTCCCGCGTCCTCGGATTTGCACCACCGAGCCGTCGCCGAAACGCACAGTACCGGTGACGCTCTCATCTAGCTCGGCGAAGATGCTGCGATCCCCGGTCATATGGTTCGAGGCACCCGTGTCCAAGAACCAGGTGGTCTCCCGCGGCGCGTCGATGGCGCCGGGAGTGATCTCCGCCTGCTGCTCGTTGAGGAAAACGGGGAGCGAGGCGCTTGCCTCCCCTGTGGCCAAAGCCCCTGCCATGGCGGTGGAGACGGGGCCTGGTGTAGGAGAGTCGAGGCCCGCTGCCGTGACCGCAGAGGCCTCCGACGTGGTGATCTCCACCATCTCCATCAGGAGGACCGCTGGGTCCGCGTCCTCGTCCACCTGCACGAGGTGAGCTTCCTCGCGCTTCTTCTTCCTGCAGTCACGGGCCCAGTGCCCTTTGATGCTGCAGTAGCGGCACGTTTCCTTGTCTCCACCGCTCTTGTCGATGTTGTTGGCACCGCGTCCGCCCTGCGGACCTCcgcggccgccgccgcggcgTCCACCGCGGCCGCGCCCACCACCGCGCCGGTTGTTTCCTCGCCCGCCGGAGGACGATCCACCGCCCCCCTGAGCCGAGCGCTTCTGTGCGTCCCACTCCTCCTCGGTGAGAAGCAGGCGGCCGCCGGATTGGGACTCGGCGGCGTTTTCGCTGATCCGGTCTTGCACGGCGCGGAGGCGACCAGTGACCTCGTCCAGGGACAGGGTGCTCACGTCGAGGAGAGTCTCGATCGCGATGGCGACCTGCACGTACTGTTGACGGACAACGCGCAGGAACTTGGCGACCACGCTGAACTCCTGAACGTTATCGCCGAGGGAGCGCAGGTTCGCGGCGAGGGTGGAGATGCGCATCGAGAAGTCGTCGATCGTCTCCCCGAAGCGGAACGAGATGCTCTCGGACTCGCGCCGCAGTCGTTGTGCATTTGCCATGCGCTGGGACGCGATCGCCTCCCACGCCTCCTTCGCGTTGGCCTTGGCGTTGATCGGACTCACCATGTCCGGCAGGAGGGCGCGCAAGATTGCGGCCATGGCCTTGCGCTCGTCACGGAAAGGTGCATCGCCGGTTTCAACGGCAGCCCACCAGCCCACGGCCTGCAGGTTTACCTTCATGAGCAGAGCCCATTCTGCATAGTTGGTGCGCGTCAGCGTGGGGTAGACTCCGGCGGAGCTCGTCTCCCGGATCACCTGCTGGTGCACCACCATCTCGCCGGTGCGGCGAGTCCTGCTCCTGCCCCGGGCTGGCGACGCTGCTCTCCTGCGTGGAGGGGTCTCCGAGCCCTGCCGGGCGTTCGAGCCGTTGCCGCCGGACGACATGGTCCCGAGGATGACCTTGCTCTGATGCCAAGTGTTGCCGGAGATGCTCGCCGGAGCAcctccttcctctctctctttcaCTCTCTAAAACTCAGACGAAGAACAGACACAGGTATTTTTGTGCAGCATAAGTTCTGCTGCTTTTCGGTTTCTTTGATCCTTTTATTCAGCGATCCTAGTGATGCCGTAATGCTCGCAACAAACCCCATCGTGCCCGCGCCATCCCACCGGCGAAGTCGTGCAGCTGGCCTACTCCCTATCGGCACGGAGCACACAACGATGGTGCCCTCATGCGCTAACAGAAAAACGAAAGAACTGAAGAAGTCTGAATGTTTCTGAACCTACTGAAACTTCTGAAGAAAACTAACACCTAACATTATTTGTGCGCAACTGAAATAACCAACAGGTGAGCTCGACGCCGGGATAGATGTCGCTGTCGCACGCGGGGTTCTGCGCCATAAGGGCCTGGCATGTGGAGAGCCCCTGGTACGTGTCGTTGGCGATGGAGAAGTAGGTCACGTCGCGGAACTGGACAGCGTAGGCGGCGGCGTGCTGGTAGCGGCCTGCGGCCGTGCAAGCGCAGAGGATGGGAACGAGGAGCAGGGTGTTGTTCCTGACCGGGGAGGCGACGGGCACGGCATTGGCGGCGGCAACGGCGGGCGCGCTAGCGTTGAGGAGGTAGGCAACGGCGGAGCAGAAGGCGATGTAGGTGGCGCATGCCGGCGAGCTCGAGCGGTTGGTGCAGGTGTAGCCGAGGATGGAGCTGCCGTTGTGGGTGTAGCAGTCGGACTGCGCGTTGGCCTGGTACTCCTGCTGCGCCGCCGCGAGCGGGAACAGCGGCAGCGCGAGGAGCAGGGTGGTGGACGGCAATGGCAAGTTGGCAATGGCCATGTCAGCAGATGAGGCATGGTCCCGGAGACTAGGCATGATCAAGCGAAAACATTCAATAGAACGTCTGCACCCCGGCCGCGTTATCTTGACCGCCCGTACGCGCAGGGATCCGTGCCGTCATCAGCCGCTAATGAGAGCTGGCTTCTGTGATACACCTAGGGCCTATAAGGAACTGTTCATCAGACCTCTGTACACATCCCACAAGGAGACAACAGGAGCTGGACGAAATTCCTAGGAGCACATGGACGGACACTGCTACACGCCTACATCTTCTTGTTCCTTGGGACAGCTATATCGTCTTCCTCAACGAGCATGATGGCTACAAAAAGAGCTGATCCCTGCACCCGAACGAGAGCCAAAATGGTTGATAGAGATGGAGAGGTGAGCATAGCAAGCCCGGGCGCATTGCCTCCAATAGCAATGGTGCTCAAGGAGACCAAGGTTTTCTTGGATGAGTCAACCACGCAGACGTAGTTTCCTAGTACAGGCAGATCCAATCCTTGTTgtttggagagagagagagagagagagagggggggggggggggggggggggatagtgCACACAAGAACGGCCAATCCTTATTTTCCTGATGTAGATCCAACCCTCGTTTGAAGACTAGCGCACACAAGAAATAAATGAAAAGAGTGCCTACAATATGAGCCATTCAGAGATATATAGGGCGTGTTTGGTTCAAGTTTTGAACAGTAGTTGCATTGCATACACTTCTCAACCTAGCCTGGTTGAGTAAAAACAGCCCCAAATACGTCATCTGcaagttgtttggttgcctgcatctaGGGTCCCTGCATTAGGTAATACGCAAGTGCActttgtttggttgcctgcattggCTGAAGCGACACATGAACTCAGTGTTTGGTTGCACGCATGAGGTATGATTAAGAGCTAGCACTTCACTTAGCAGACAGGGTTAAGAGCTAGCAGAGGGAATGGCAGAAGAAGTGCAGTGTGCGCCGGACAATGGCTACTACGGTGGACAGTGGCCGTGGCGCCGTGTCCAACATGACAAGCATGGAGTCGGGGAAGAGCGACCCCGTCGGCGGCACGGCGAGCGACACCGTCGGCGAACTAGTTGCGGTGCTCGCGCAAAGACAGTCGATAGAGGAGCTCGACATGGCGGCGTCAGTGCAGTAAACTGCTGCTCAAAGAGAGATGAAGCTACGATCGTCGAAACCAAAAACttacaacacgagtgttgtgagGAACTGCGAGATTAGGCTGCTGGTCAAAGAAAATTTCAAATGATAGATCGTGCGCAACGAATCTGACAAAATTCGTCCAGAATAGCTCCAAACGGGAATACGAGATTAAGAACTTACGGTCGATGAAACTACGAACTGATCGCCTAAATGGAACCATAGCATCGAGGTGCATCTTTTTCGTGTAGAGCTTACCTCGAACCGAAGCACCGTTGTGTAAAtcagagggaggagattagataGGAGCTTATTGGAGGTTGTAGAAGAACTCACGTAAACACCTCGCATCCCTCCGGTCTCCACTCGTGCAAGGGCCCACCAGCTTGCGCTCGCCTCGGCCTGGCTCACGAGAAACTGCCGATTCCTGGGTTTTCAGTGAGCCAGGCCCAGAGGTGCTTTAAGTTTCGTGCTATGCAGGCCCAACAGAAAAACCAGGCAACCAAACAGCCCGTTCCCTTCCCGCGCAGGCCTGGTTGGGCCTCATGCgagcaaccaaacacgcccataGAGAGAAGAATTCAGAGAGAGAAGACGCGGTCGTCCATGCCTGTGGTGAATAAAAAAGGTCATTTGAGAGAGAGGGGGTCACATGCAGCATAGGGAGTGCATGCATAGAGGGAAAGAGAGCTCGAATACATGCGGCAGAAGACATGcatggagagagagagggagtacATGCAAAACATGCATATGCAGAAGACACTCACATCAGGACAAGATAGTGCAGAATAAAGCCCACAGTCCATAGCTTTGTTACTACTCATAATGACTCGTAAAGATCCTTGGGCTGACGCACATATCGAGAATCACGGCTGCAAACGAACGCCCGTGATAGTGCGGCCCCGGTGCAGATGTTCTAAAAATCCATGTCCCATGATCAAGCTTACTTGAACCTGCTCTCAGGCTCTCAGCTGGAATGACTTGGCTCACCAACGTACGTACTCAGTCAAGtgtggtcgatcaggacgacttTTCAACCTTTTTGTTACGCGAGAGCTCAGCTGCCGCCACAAGACAAGGAGGGCCCCCACCCACTTTCAGCTGCGTGGGCCCAGAATCGTCAGTATCCTCCGTGGCGTCGTGCCAAGTCTTGAGAAAGAGTACAGACGGTCTTGGTCGTTGACGCCGATGAAAaacacgcgcgcgcgcacacacacgaACGTTGTATTTGGTGACCTCTTGTCATTGAGGTAGTTTTGTCTACAATACAAAATTCCAATGGTGTCTGATCTTAAGAAAACTAGCAAAGACTGCGCTGTGGCGCGCTCGTCGATAGTCTGCCTATATGGAGTTTTAGTTTTGAGATGACAGAGTTCTTAGAGGAAAATGGCTCACGCCCCGGTTCCATTGCAATAACGAAACCACACAACATTGTCCAAGGATACATGGTGCGCGGGGGAATAACAGCAAAATGCTGCCCCAGCAAAAACTCTAAGGAGTCTACACTCCTCTCCCATGGACCGGCTCCCAGAGGGATGCAAGCCAGGGAGAAGACAAGAGAGCAAAAGAGAAAAGAGAAATAGTATTGAGTACACCATTCACCAAAATGAGACAATATTTTTCTAATTTTAGATTCCTAGCGCCGGGGCGCATCTTTTTGGTGTCTTCAGAGCTAGACTCCAGTCCTGAAGCAAGGTCTTGTCGCTCCAGAGCACTGGTTTAACCCTAGCCAGGGTCTGGCCACAGAAGGAGGGGTGGTGCTCGCGCCATTTGTTCCTGACGTGGCACCGGGAGATGGCATCTCCTTTTGGTCGGGTCCGCGCACCTGATCTCCCATGAAGCCAAAGTGGTAGCTGTTTTTTGCCACAGTATCTGCATCCCATACCACGGCACAACATTAAAGCAAATGCCATTTCGATATCTCTAGAGAGCCCACAAGGCAGCTGCATGAAGCATAATATCTGCAGTGTTATTACAATTTCTAGCCCACCATTCAAGTAAACCATTCGAGTTAAGCTCGCTGGTCCTCCCGAGGGAGCCAAAAATCTCTCTCGAGAGTTCTCTCGAAACCAGACATTCAAAAAAAAAATGATTAACAGATTCTAGTTCTTTACAATAAAGGCAGGTAGCATCTTCTACATGCTGTCTTTTTTGCAAATTATCCCAGGTTAGTAGTTTGTTCTTAACTAGTAGCCAAAGGATAATCTAGATTCTTTGAGGAACATTGGCTTTCCAAATCATAGTAATGTTATCTCAGAGCACTCCTCTAAAATTCACAAAATTGTAGAAGGATTTAACTATGTAAATCCCTTTGGACTCCAAGTCCCAAATAATAGTGTCCTCACTATCATTCAACACAAGATCCTTAACTAAACTAAAATGCTCATTCCAAGCAGCAAGCATATCCGGACAAAAGCACCTCCTGAAGCTGATTTTCAGGTCCGTACCATCCCAGACCTCACTGATGGAAATGTTAGTAGAATTAGCAATATTGTACGGCTCCCAAAAGCTGGTGGCAAGAGTAGTATTGCCTGTCCACTGATCTTCCCAAAATCTAATACTCTTGCCATTGCCAACCTTCCAGAAAAGCCTACCTTGGATGCTTTAATAGCCCAAAGTATTCCTTTCCATAGAGGGGAGGCTCCAGTATCAGGACGGGCAAAAATATTAGGACTATGAGTTCTGTATTTGGCATCAATAACTTGTTCCCAAATTTTACCAATATCATTGAAATATCTTTTAGTCCAGGAGGCTAGCGGACTATGATTCATGTCAGCAATGTCAGGGATGCCCACGCCACCATATTGTTTCTTAAGGGTCACATTACCCCAAGAAGCTAGATGATATTTATGGTGACCCTCATAGGCATCCCAAAAACAGTGAGCAAGTTGAGAGTTTATCATCTTAATAGCCCACTTGGGGAATTTAATGATCCCCACAAGATAGCAAGGAATCCTAGCTAAGCAAGATTGGACCAGGGTAAGCCTCTTCCCAGAGGATAGTAATCTACCTCTCCAGCCAGCCCCTTTATTAATGATTTTATCTACAGTAGGCTGCAGATCCTCTTTTCTAAGTTTGCTATAATGGAGAGGAGCCCCTAAATATTTAATGGGGAATTCTCCAAGTTTGCAACCAAGGATCTGAGAAAAAACATTAGCTTCCTCTCTGCCAATGTTTATAGGAACCAGATCACATTTATGAAAATTGGTCCTCATCCTAGATAATTGCTCAAAGTAAGAAAGTAACCACTTAATGTTTTTTGCATAAGATAAATTTTTACTCAAAAAGAGCAGGGTGTCATCAGCATACTGCATACTGATGATGCCCGCAGGATTTGAGATGGGAAAAAGGCCTTCCAGCTTGTTATTTTTGGAGGCATTAACGAGAATTCTAGTAAAAACATCAGCAACTAAATTAAAGAGGAGAGGGGAGAACGGGTCTCCTTGCCTGGCTCCTTTGCCAGGAACAAAGTACTCACTGTTTTTGTCATTAATTCGGAGACCAAAAGAGCCTCTATAAATGAGAGATTCAACATTTTTCATCCACTTGTCACTAAAACCTCTTCTCCTCATCATATCTACTAAAAACTCTCTATTAATCATGTCATAGGCTTTTTCATAATCCAATTTAAACACAAAACCAGACTGCTTGTTTGAGTGAACAGAATGAATAATCTCATGTGCTGTATTAATACTCTCAGCAATAAACCTTCCTTTAATGAAAGTTGCCTGGTTCAAGGAAATTAAATCATTGCAAATAGAGACAAATTTTGTAGTGGCACACTTTGCAAAAAAATTAAAACTACAATTGATCATGGCAAGAGGTCTAAATTTCTCCATTTTGATAGCCTCAGCCTCCTTAGGGACTAGAGTCAGTGGGGAGAAATTAAGTCTGTAGAGGTCTAGTTCTCCCCTCTCCTAGTTTCTAAACAAAGCAAACAGTTTACCTTTAATAAGGTCCCAGAATTGCTGATAAAATAAAAAAGGAAGCCATCTGGCCCAGGAGCCCCTTCAGCATAAGAGCTAAATACATCATCCTTTATTTCCTTGTCAGTAAATGTAGCATCCAAAATGTTTTTATGAGCATCAGAGACTAATTCATCATCACCCCAAAAGTCATCTTTCAGAGTGATATCAATTTTATCTATGAAGCCAAATAACTTTTTATAATAGTTGACAACAATGTTCATGATACCTTCAGGATCAGAAACAGTACCTTCTTCATCACTTTCAATCATCAGGATCTGCTTCTTCCTCCTTTTTTGGCTTGCCACAACTTTGAAATACCCAGTATTAAGGTCACCTTACAGAATCTCCCTCTCCCTAGACCTCTATCTAGCTTTGATCTCTTCTTTCTTCCAAATATCATTCAGCTCACCTGCAATGGTTTTCATTTTGTGCTTAGTATTAGGTGAGGGAGGGTGAGTCTCAGAGAAAATGTCAAGGCAATTGTATTCTGCTATCAAGGTCTGCTTATGCTTGTTTTGCTCTGCCTCATAGTCGGTACACCAACCTTTAATAGCTTTCCTAGTATTCCTAATATTGAACTGCCAAATATCAATAGCTGTAGTTAAGCCACATTTGGTATTCCAGGCTTTGCAAACTATCTCTCTAAAGCCCACTAATTCAAGAAACCATTTTTCAAATCTAAACACCTTCTCTTTAGGAACAGAGAAAGCACAAGTATCCACCACCAAAGGAGTGTGATCACTCCCTAGCCTAGGTAGAGCTCTGAGATGGACATTAGGAAAAGTGGCTGcccaatgatacgtctccaacgtatctataatttttgattgctccatgctatattatctactgttttggacattattgggctttattattcacttttatattacttttgggactaacctattaaccggaggcccagcccagaattgctgtttttttgcctatttcagagtttcgcagaaaaggaataccaaacagagtccaaacagaatgaaacattcgggaacgtgatttttaggaagattatgatccaggagacttggatcctacgtcaagaaacaaaggaggaggccacgaggtagggggcgccccccccccctagggcgcgccctccaccctcgtgggccccctgttgctccaccgacgtactgcttcctcctatatatacctacgtacccccaaacgatcagatacggagccaaaaacctaattccaccgccacaaccttctgtacccacgagatcccatcttggggcctgttccggagctccgccgaagggggcatccatcacggagggcttctacatcaacaccatagcctctccgatgaagtgtgagtagtttacctcagaacttcgggtccatagttagtagctagatggcttcttctctctttttggatctcaatacaatgttctccccctctctcgtggagatctattcgatgtaatcttctttttgcggtgtgtttgttgagatcgatgaattgtgggtttatgatcaagattatctatgaacaatatttgaatcttctctgaattcttttatgtatgattggttatctttgcaagtctcttcgaattatcagtttggtttggcctactagattgatctttcttgcaatgggagaagtgcttagctttgggttcaatcttgcggtgtcctttcccagtgacagtaggggcagcaaggcacgtattgtattgttgccatcgaggataacaagatgggtttttttataatattgcatgaatttatccctctacatcatgtcatctttcttaaggcgttactctgttttcatgaacttaatactctagatgcatgctggatagtggtcgatgagtggagtaatagtagtagatgcaggcaggagtcggtctacttgtctcggacgtgatgcctatatacatgatcatacctagatattctcatactatgctcaattctgtcaattgctcaacagtaattcgttcacccaccgtaaaatacttatgctcttgagagaagccactagtgaaacctatggcccccgggtctatcttcatcatattaatcttccaacacttagttatttcctttgctttttactttgcttttattttactttgcatctttatcataaaataccaaaaatattatcctatcatatctatcagatctcactctcgtaagtgaccgtgaagggattgggaaccccttatcgcgttggttgcgaggagttatttgttttttgtaggtacgagggactcgcgcgcctcctactggattgataccttggttctcaaaaactgaggaaaatacttatgctactttgctacatcaccctttcctcttcaagggaaaaccaacgcagtgctcaagaggtagcaagaaggatttctggcgccgttgccggggaggtctatgcaaaagtcaacataccaagtacccatcacaaatccCTTATCTACCGcactacattatttgccatttgcctctcattttcctctcccccacttcacccttgccgttttattcaccctctcctttttcgtttgcctctctttcgcttgctttttgtttgctcgtgtgttggattgcttgcttgtcatgatggctcaagataataccaaattgtgtgactttaccaataccaacaataataatttccttagcactccgattgctcctcttaccaatactgaatcttgtgaaatcaatgctgctttgttgaatcttgtcatgaaagatcaattcaccggccttcctagtgaagatgtcgctactcatctaaatagcttcgttgatttgtgtgatatgcaaaagaagaaagatgttgataatgatattgttaagttgaagctatttcctttttcgcttagagatcgtgctaaagcttggttttcgtctttgcctaaaaatagtattgattcttggaacaagtgcaaagatgcctttatctctaagtattttcctcccgctaagatcatctctcttagaaacgatattatgaattttaagcaacttgatcatgaacatgtcgcacaagcttgggagaggatgaaattaatgataagtaattgccctactcatggtttgaatttgtggatgattatacaaaaaatttatgacggattgaattttgcttctagaaatcttttagattcggccgcgggaggcacttttatggaaatcactttaggagaagctaccaaactcctagataatattatggttaattattctcaatggcacactgaaagatctactaataaaaaagtgcatgcgatagaagaaattaatgttttgagtggaaagatggatgaacttatgaaattatttgctagtaagagtgtttcttctgatcctaatgatatgcctttgtctactttgatttagaataataatgaatctatggatgtgaattttgttggtaggaataattttggtaacaacgcgtatagaggaaactttaatcctaggccttatcctagcaattcctctaataattatggtaattcctacaacaactcttatggaaattttaataagatggcctctgaatttgagactagtgttaaagagtttataaattcgcaaaagaatttcaatgctttgcttgaagagaaattgcttaaagttgatgaattggctaggaacattgatagaatttctcttgatgttgattctttaaagcttagatctattcctcctaagcatgatatcaatgagtctctcaaagccatgagaatttccattgatgagtgcaaagaaagaactgctaggatgcgtgctaagaaagattgctttatgaaagcgtgttcttcaaatttct
This sequence is a window from Aegilops tauschii subsp. strangulata cultivar AL8/78 chromosome 7, Aet v6.0, whole genome shotgun sequence. Protein-coding genes within it:
- the LOC141026707 gene encoding uncharacterized protein, with product MSSGGNGSNARQGSETPPRRRAASPARGRSRTRRTGEMVVHQQVIRETSSAGVYPTLTRTNYAEWALLMKVNLQAVGWWAAVETGDAPFRDERKAMAAILRALLPDMVSPINAKANAKEAWEAIASQRMANAQRLRRESESISFRFGETIDDFSMRISTLAANLRSLGDNVQEFSVVAKFLRVVRQQYVQVAIAIETLLDVSTLSLDEVTGRLRAVQDRISENAAESQSGGRLLLTEEEWDAQKRSAQGGGGSSSGGRGNNRRGGGRGRGGRRGGGRGGPQGGRGANNIDKSGGDKETCRYCSIKGHWARDCRKKKREEAHLVQVDEDADPAVLLMEMVEITTSEASAVTAAGLDSPTPGPVSTAMAGALATGEASASLPVFLNEQQAEITPGAIDAPRETTWFLDTGASNHMTGDRSIFAELDESVTGTVRFGDGSVVQIRGRGTIAFKVDGSMQRALTDVYFIPRLKSSVVSLGQLDELGCDIRLRGVNMTIFDPRQKLLVKVHRASNRLYKLDMTPVPPACLLPHHDGEA